TGGTGTTTCTATAGCGGAGAAAAAAGAAGATTTAGCAAAGGCCCTTGCCATAGCCTTTAATTACGATGACGAATTAATAGTTGAAGAATATATTGTAGGTAAAGAAATCACGGTTGCTATTTTAGAGAATAAACCTCTCCCCGTGATTCAGATTGTTCCTCAACAGAGATTTTATAGTTATGAGGCAAAATATAAAGACAGAAATACGCGCTATCTTTTGCCCGCTCCCATAAATAAAATTATACAAGAGAAGGCACAAGAACAGGCAATCAAGGCACACCATTCTTTGGGATGCAGTGGTTTTTCACGCGTGGATATGATTTTAAATAAAGAAAGCGTCCCTGTAGTTTTAGAAGTGAATACTATACCGGGATTAACCTCCCGTAGCCTTTTACCCAAAGCTGCGCAGGCAATGGATATCTCTTTTCCTGAACTCTGCCTTAAAATCCTTAAATCTGCATTGGATAAAAAGGGATGCTGAAGAGAAGGTTTAGAAAAACAAGAATAAAGAAAGGGAATCTCCTCCCCGAGTTTATCCCACGGATTCTTACCAGATTTTTTCTTTTAGGATTTATTTTCTTCTTTTTAGTTTTTTGGTTCCAGAAATTATCCCATTTATTTTTAACAAATCTTTCCTATTTCAGACTTTCTGAGGTCTATATAAAAAATCATTCCTATCTTGAGGGAGAAGAAGCCTTTGAATTTATACGCTTAAAGCCAGGAGTAAATATTTTTAATATAGATCTTTCTTCTCTGGCAAGGGAACTTAAAGAAAGACATCCCCAATATGCAGAAATAACTGTAAAAAGAATTCTCCCTCATAAACTATTAGTGGTGCTTAAAGAGCGGGAGCCTATAATGCAGATAAAGATGTCTAAGTTTTATCCGGTAGATAAGAATGGTTTTATCATTCCCTATGCTAAAGAAACACCGTATGCTAATTTACCGGTTATCTTAGGGGTAGAACCGGGAGAGATTACGCTCAATAATTTTTCTAATTCCTTAAGGATTAAGAAAGCAATAGAAATAATTGATGCACTTATAAAAGGAAATTTCTCTTGGCGGGTGAGGGTAGCTAAGATAAATCTCTCCAGTTTAAATGATATATCTTTTTTCTTAGATGATGGTGTAGAGGTTAGATTTGGGGCTCTGGTCAAGAAAGAAAAATTTGAACGCCTCTCTCAGGTTTTAGAGGAGATTAAGATAAAAGCGCTTTCTCCAGGTTTCATTGATTTAAGATTTAAAGATGTTATTTTAGGACCCCGATGAGAAAAGAGATAATTTGTGGATTGGACATCGGTACGAGTAAAATTTCTGTTGTCTTAGGAGAATTGAATGCTTCTAATAATAAATTGGGCATACTTGCTAAGGCAAAAGTGAATGCAGAGGGACTGGAACGGGGTAAGGTATTGGATATAGAAAAGTTTACTCATTCCATAGAATTGGTTATGCATATGGCAGGGACGGATAGGGAACTAAAACCGGCAAAGATTATTTTGGGAATTGGGAATGACAGTTTGAGGGTTTACCGTTATCGGAGAACTACCATTATTTCGGAACGGATTCAGGAGATAAAAAACTTTCATATAGAGCACTTAATAGAAGAGACCCTGAATATGGCAGTCCCTTTTGACTATGAGATTTTACACATCTTTCCTGAAGAATTTATAGTGGATGGACAAGGTAAAATTAGGGACCCCCGCGGAATGTTTGGAAATAGGATTTCTGCAGATTTTCTCCTGGTGACTATCTCCTCTTCTGTTTTACATAATATCAAAAAAGGTATTTATAATGCAGGTTATGCGGCGGATACCATATTATTCACTGATCTGGCTTCTGCTTTCACTTTTTTGGATGAGGAGGAGCGTAACGCGGGTGTCATCTTCTTAAAGATAGGTGGAGGAATGACCAGTGTGATAAAATTTTTAGGGGGGGTTCCTGTGTTTTTGGAAATTATTCCCTTTGGCGGAGTAGATATTGATACTGCCATTGCTAAGGCAACCGGAGTTTCTGTGGAAGAAGCAAAGGAATTAAAGGAGAGGTATGGTGGTCTTTCTTTGGAAATTCCTCAGGAGAAAATAATTCTGAAAAAGTCTGGGAAAATGTTGAAACGCGATGAATTAGTGAGGATTATAAATAGAATATTAGAACGAGTTTTATTTCAGATAAAAAAGAAGATAGAAAAATATGAGAACCTTTCCTGTTTGCCTTATGGTATTGTTTTAGGAGGAAATACTTTTCTTCTGGAAGATTTGGTAGAAAAAGTTGAGGAAATATTCCGTCTTCCCGTAAGGTTAGGAGGTGTAAAAGGCATTGAGGACTTTACTGGCGGAGAAAGTAATCTCTATAGTTGGGCAGACTCGCTGGGTTTACTCCGTTTTAATTCTTTTTCCAAGGTTTCTAAACAGAATATAGATAAACATCTCCATCCTTTCCAAAAATTCCTCTTACATACAAAGAAAATCTTTGAAGAATATTTCTGACAATAAGCGGTTAAAAAGTTGACAATTTCTCTCCCCTTAGACTATAATTAATTAGTTATCAACATTGTCTTTTATGTCCTTCAGAAGAATTAAGATTTTGCATATCATTACCCATTTAGAATTGGGAGGAGCACAAAGGACTACGCTTGCCCTTATTCAAGGGATTAATCGGAAGAATTTTGAGATACATTTTATAACTTCTCCTTATGGATATTTAGTTAAAGAACTAAAGAAGATAAGCGGGATTAAGGTTAAATTAATTCCCCATTTAAGAAGGGAAATAAACTTAGTAGATGACCTTATTGCTTTTTTAAGATTGTTCAACTATATAAGAAAGAATCATTTTGACATAGTTCATACTCATTCTCCCAAAGCAGGATTTCTGGGACGCTGGTCAGCGAAATTGGCGGGAGTTCCTTTTATTGTGCATACTGTTCATGGTTTTCCTTTTTATGAAAAAGAAAATTTTTTCCTCAAAAGGCTTTACATTCTTGCTGAGAGATTTACAGCGGAAATAACCGATAGACTTATTGTAGTCTGTGAGAGCGATAGGGAAAAAGGAATCT
The DNA window shown above is from Candidatus Omnitrophota bacterium and carries:
- a CDS encoding cell division protein FtsQ/DivIB — encoded protein: MLKRRFRKTRIKKGNLLPEFIPRILTRFFLLGFIFFFLVFWFQKLSHLFLTNLSYFRLSEVYIKNHSYLEGEEAFEFIRLKPGVNIFNIDLSSLARELKERHPQYAEITVKRILPHKLLVVLKEREPIMQIKMSKFYPVDKNGFIIPYAKETPYANLPVILGVEPGEITLNNFSNSLRIKKAIEIIDALIKGNFSWRVRVAKINLSSLNDISFFLDDGVEVRFGALVKKEKFERLSQVLEEIKIKALSPGFIDLRFKDVILGPR
- a CDS encoding D-alanine--D-alanine ligase; translation: MGGPSVEHEISLKSGKAVYTALKELGLKVIPVILPKDFDTLADKLEYLFRELLEESGINLVFNALHGNFGEDGKLQKILEKLEIPYTGSDSQASYLGMDKVASRKIFKKSGIPVPKYKILYKKSNFNEIDFTFPCVIKPARGGSSIGVSIAEKKEDLAKALAIAFNYDDELIVEEYIVGKEITVAILENKPLPVIQIVPQQRFYSYEAKYKDRNTRYLLPAPINKIIQEKAQEQAIKAHHSLGCSGFSRVDMILNKESVPVVLEVNTIPGLTSRSLLPKAAQAMDISFPELCLKILKSALDKKGC
- the ftsA gene encoding cell division protein FtsA; this encodes MRKEIICGLDIGTSKISVVLGELNASNNKLGILAKAKVNAEGLERGKVLDIEKFTHSIELVMHMAGTDRELKPAKIILGIGNDSLRVYRYRRTTIISERIQEIKNFHIEHLIEETLNMAVPFDYEILHIFPEEFIVDGQGKIRDPRGMFGNRISADFLLVTISSSVLHNIKKGIYNAGYAADTILFTDLASAFTFLDEEERNAGVIFLKIGGGMTSVIKFLGGVPVFLEIIPFGGVDIDTAIAKATGVSVEEAKELKERYGGLSLEIPQEKIILKKSGKMLKRDELVRIINRILERVLFQIKKKIEKYENLSCLPYGIVLGGNTFLLEDLVEKVEEIFRLPVRLGGVKGIEDFTGGESNLYSWADSLGLLRFNSFSKVSKQNIDKHLHPFQKFLLHTKKIFEEYF